In the genome of Oculatellaceae cyanobacterium, the window GTTGAGTGTCTAGCAGTTTTCAAGAGCCTTCAACCGCAGATTATTTTGTTAGCTGCGATGATGCCAGTGATGGATGGTTTTACTTGCTGTACTCATTTGCGATCGCTTCCTGAGAGCGCCCATACGCCAGTGTTGATAATTACGGAAGTTGACGATCAAGACTCAATTAACCAGGCATTTGCAGTTGGCGCTACTGATTACATTACCAAGCCATTTCAGTGGGTTGTATTAATTCACCGTGTGCGGCGTTTGCTCCAACAATCCCAGATTTATCAACAACTAGAGGCGGCAAACCAGAAGTTGCAGATCCTTACTGGTAGGGATGACTTGACTCAGGTTGCCAACCGACAACGATTTAATGAATCTTTTGATCAAGAGTGGCGACGGATGGCACGAGAAGTATTGCCTTTAGCTCTGCTCATCTGCGATATTGACTTTTTCAAGCTTTATAACGAAACTTACGGCTATCAAGCTGGAGATAAGTGTTTAAAAACAGTTGCCGATCTGATCAGTCGGATTGCTAAACGACCAGCAGATTTAGTAGCGCGTTATGGGGATGAAGAATTTGCTGTGATTTTGCCTTACACCCAAGCCGAAGGTGCTATTCAAGTTGCCAATAAAATTCGAGAGAAAGTCAAATCATTAAACATTATTCATACAGGTTCCCCGATTGGGCAGTATGTCACACTGAGTTTAGGCGTATCCAGCACGTTTCCTCATTTTAAAACTTTACCAGAGACACTAATTGGGGCTGCGGAACAGGCGTTGTATCAGGCAAAAAAAGCAGGGCGCGATCGCGTGCTTCTAGAAGTATGTGATGATTAAAAATCCTCAACCCACTAAAATATTTGATCAATGGCTAGCAGAGAAGATCCCCATGACCCTCAAGCTGCACAAGATCTAAGCTGGATTGAGGAGGTAGAGTTACAGGAGCTTGCATCTTTACAGTGGGATACTCCACCGCTTTCTTGGTTAAGTCCTGAACAGCAAGCACAATTCCAAAGTCAAGCCGAAACTCGTCGCTATCCACTTGGAGAGAAAATCTGGTCTACAGATAGTTCAGGCGACCAATTTTTTATTCTTTCTGGAAAAGTCCGTCTGCGGGAAGAAGGAGCCACTAAGCCGTTAGCTACCTTAGCAGAAGGCGATTGGTTTGGTGATTTACAGCAATTTTCAGGATCAGTAAAAGCGATCGCTGCTAGCAAAGAAGTAATAGTAGGTCGCTGGGATTCCGCCTTCTGGAGTCACGTTTCATCCTCACAGAGAAAGCAGGAGAGGCAGGGGGGCAGAGGAGGCAGGGGGGCAGAGGAGGCAGAGGAGGCAGGGGGGCAGGGAGGCAGAGGAGGCAGAGGAGGCAGAGGAGGCAGGGGGGCAGGGAGGCAGAGGGAGGTAAAGTCTGTACCAACTACTTATGACCACACCCCGCAGCCAGTATCGGGTTATCCTTTCGTTTCTAGCCTTAATACGGGTGCTGCTTGCTTGACGATGGTGGCGCAACATTTGCAAATTCCAGGCAAGCTAGAGTGGGTGCAACGCCAGTTACGGGGACAACGCCCTAAACATCTGGTGGAAGCTGGCGAAAAGTTGGGGCTACAACTGCGGCGGTTAAAAACTTCTTGGAGTAACCTGCGACAGCTATCATTTCCAGCTTTGTTGCAATGGCAACAGTCAAGCTGGGTTGTGGTATATGGGGTAAGAAAAGATCGCTTGCTGATTGCTAACCCTCTCAATCCTAGTCAAACTTGCGATTGGGTTTCTCGGTCGAGAGTTGAGGCTGCTTGGAATGGGGAATTGTGGCAAGTAGAACCGATTCAGCAGCAGGATAAATTTAACCTGTCGTGGTTTTTACCTGCTGTTTGGCGCTATCGGGGGTTGCTATTAGAAGTATTGATCGCCTCTTTGACGTTGCAACTGTTGGGGTTAACGACACCAGTCATTACTCAGGTAATTATTGATAAGGTGATGGTACAAGAAAGCATTGCCACTTTAGATGTAATGGCGATCGCTTTACTTTCCGTTGCTTTTTTTGAGGCTATTTTAGGCATCTTGCGGTTATTCATCTTTACCCATACCGCCCGCCGCCTTGACTTAAGTTTATCAGCACAGCTATTTCGTCACTTAATGCGCCTACCTCTGGCTTATTTTGAGTCTCGGCGGGTAGGAGATACAGTTGCACGAGT includes:
- a CDS encoding PleD family two-component system response regulator; the encoded protein is MNTPSLPNDPPLILVVDDDKMTRLLLCQTLEQEGYKVVEVSNGVECLAVFKSLQPQIILLAAMMPVMDGFTCCTHLRSLPESAHTPVLIITEVDDQDSINQAFAVGATDYITKPFQWVVLIHRVRRLLQQSQIYQQLEAANQKLQILTGRDDLTQVANRQRFNESFDQEWRRMAREVLPLALLICDIDFFKLYNETYGYQAGDKCLKTVADLISRIAKRPADLVARYGDEEFAVILPYTQAEGAIQVANKIREKVKSLNIIHTGSPIGQYVTLSLGVSSTFPHFKTLPETLIGAAEQALYQAKKAGRDRVLLEVCDD